A single genomic interval of Adhaeribacter pallidiroseus harbors:
- a CDS encoding glycosyltransferase family protein, with product MDRQSYLQRHVSVYFGRKVFREKIISQADVVTTVSAPLVETLKNKYSQKRIEVIQNGFDSDEIKTLPAGSIFREDKVRIIHTGTFYTGKMSPTLLFEAIQLLAADRHSFPLLKNLEVLFCGPDNSRVMQQAEEMRILPWVKDGGFLSRELILKMQSEAHVLLFLGFDKNKTPGILTGKIFEYLFSGTLIWAIDVDDCSAVGQIIKEAKAGILFGEDLNLLKQELLHLLKSPEKQKPQTDIIYLKQFERAALADKMLKLVTV from the coding sequence ATGGACCGACAATCATATTTACAAAGGCATGTTTCCGTTTACTTTGGCAGAAAAGTATTTAGAGAAAAAATCATCAGTCAGGCGGATGTTGTAACTACCGTAAGTGCGCCTTTAGTCGAGACTTTAAAAAATAAATATTCCCAAAAGCGCATTGAGGTTATTCAAAATGGGTTTGATTCAGATGAAATAAAAACCTTACCCGCAGGTTCAATTTTTCGAGAGGATAAAGTTCGTATTATCCATACCGGAACCTTTTATACCGGAAAAATGAGCCCAACCTTATTATTTGAAGCAATACAGTTACTTGCGGCTGATAGGCATTCATTTCCGCTCTTAAAAAACTTAGAAGTACTATTTTGTGGCCCGGATAATAGCAGGGTTATGCAGCAGGCCGAAGAAATGAGAATTTTACCTTGGGTCAAAGATGGGGGCTTTTTGTCGAGAGAGTTAATTTTGAAAATGCAATCTGAGGCGCACGTTCTGTTGTTTCTGGGGTTTGATAAGAATAAAACACCTGGTATTTTAACAGGTAAGATATTCGAATATTTGTTTAGCGGCACACTTATTTGGGCAATTGACGTAGACGATTGTTCGGCCGTAGGCCAAATAATTAAGGAGGCCAAAGCCGGTATTCTATTTGGGGAAGATCTTAATTTGTTAAAGCAAGAATTATTGCATTTATTAAAATCTCCGGAAAAGCAAAAACCCCAAACTGATATCATTTATTTAAAACAATTTGAAAGGGCAGCCTTAGCGGACAAAATGCTTAAACTTGTAACAGTCTAA
- a CDS encoding glycosyltransferase family protein has translation MKILIISKYFPPENSVASLRPYSWAKYWAKAGNQVEVLTTIKDKNKPEANHLNRSGFNVNEVDFSAIYYSIKSVYKKKNSLKSATREHYVVDQAKVSNTTPPISNKNNQLLLMDQWRRKRGLFLTARMPDIMDLWIKPATHWARENGPWDLIVSTHGPYACHLIALKLKRENLTKKWIADFRDLWTDNHIYKGMFPFTLAEKYLEKKSSVRRML, from the coding sequence ATGAAAATTTTAATTATTTCAAAATATTTCCCCCCGGAAAATTCTGTTGCCTCCCTTAGGCCTTACTCCTGGGCTAAGTATTGGGCCAAAGCGGGAAACCAGGTGGAGGTGTTAACCACCATCAAAGATAAAAACAAGCCAGAGGCCAACCATTTAAATAGGAGTGGCTTTAATGTAAACGAGGTAGATTTCAGTGCTATTTATTATTCTATAAAATCAGTTTATAAAAAGAAAAACTCCTTAAAATCAGCTACTAGGGAACATTACGTTGTGGATCAGGCAAAAGTCTCTAATACCACTCCGCCAATTTCGAATAAAAACAACCAGTTACTGTTAATGGATCAGTGGCGAAGGAAACGCGGCTTGTTTTTAACAGCCCGGATGCCCGATATAATGGATTTGTGGATAAAACCTGCTACTCACTGGGCACGGGAAAATGGCCCCTGGGATTTAATAGTGAGTACCCACGGCCCTTATGCCTGTCATTTAATAGCTTTGAAATTAAAAAGAGAAAACCTAACTAAGAAATGGATAGCTGATTTTCGGGATTTATGGACCGACAATCATATTTACAAAGGCATGTTTCCGTTTACTTTGGCAGAAAAGTATTTAGAGAAAAAATCATCAGTCAGGCGGATGTTGTAA
- a CDS encoding glycosyltransferase family 2 protein yields the protein MLPNPNEPKVYIILVNFNRWQDTLECLESIFKLTYSNYRVIVVDNNSENDSCTRIQDWANGSQAISFNKNFYQKTGIDSFPVAKPISFLFYNKLNRTNETDLTGREKLILIQSNANLGFAGGNNKATTFALHQGDADYFWYLNNDTVVNKEALTRIINFIKKEELVGKNYGIIGTKLLFYEQPELLQGIGGNYNKWSGLTSHVLENTNDKSLKSIYSEKAVVDYPIGASMVVTKAFIEEVGLMEEDYFLYFEELDWTQRAHKKGLSIISFLNCKVYHKESASIGNSTGKKSKIADFYNLRNRILISQRFFKPYLPLVYLGYIPVIFNRLKRKQLNRIKMIIGILWNPYQHYRGSK from the coding sequence TTGTTACCTAACCCCAATGAACCAAAAGTTTATATAATTCTGGTTAATTTTAACCGTTGGCAAGACACCTTAGAATGTTTAGAAAGTATTTTTAAACTTACATATTCTAATTATAGAGTGATAGTGGTTGATAATAATTCGGAAAACGATTCTTGTACTCGTATTCAGGATTGGGCCAATGGATCACAGGCAATTTCCTTTAATAAAAATTTTTACCAGAAAACCGGCATTGATTCTTTCCCCGTTGCTAAACCTATTTCCTTTTTATTTTACAATAAGCTAAATAGGACAAATGAGACAGACCTTACGGGTAGGGAGAAATTAATTTTGATTCAATCTAATGCAAATTTAGGTTTTGCCGGCGGCAATAATAAAGCCACTACTTTTGCTTTGCATCAGGGAGACGCCGATTATTTCTGGTATTTGAATAATGATACAGTAGTGAATAAGGAAGCCTTAACCCGAATAATAAATTTTATAAAAAAAGAAGAATTAGTTGGGAAAAATTATGGAATAATTGGTACTAAATTACTTTTTTATGAACAGCCTGAATTATTGCAGGGCATAGGTGGAAATTATAATAAATGGTCAGGGTTAACCAGTCATGTATTAGAAAACACGAACGATAAAAGTTTAAAAAGCATTTATTCGGAAAAAGCAGTCGTTGATTATCCCATTGGAGCATCAATGGTGGTAACAAAAGCGTTCATTGAAGAGGTGGGGCTTATGGAAGAAGATTATTTTTTGTATTTTGAAGAACTGGATTGGACCCAACGAGCTCACAAAAAGGGTTTGTCTATTATTTCTTTTCTTAATTGTAAAGTTTATCACAAAGAAAGCGCCAGTATTGGTAATAGTACAGGCAAAAAGAGTAAAATCGCGGATTTTTATAACCTTAGAAACAGAATTCTAATTTCTCAAAGATTTTTTAAGCCATATTTGCCCTTGGTTTACTTAGGATATATACCAGTAATTTTTAACCGGTTAAAAAGAAAGCAGCTAAACCGAATTAAAATGATTATAGGAATTTTATGGAATCCTTACCAGCATTACCGTGGAAGCAAATAG
- a CDS encoding glycosyltransferase family protein has translation MKKTILVIASAPLHNGPRMIREIEALKPFYNIVAIGATPPPDASIKYYAVKTIDKPFPDKVFTKVYQIFTGKRYLLPLWLTKRRFQKLLYLIKPDFVIAHDPTHLPYLVDFPKTLFKLIYNAHEYHPLEFDENTKWLNFWGKYYYQLYKNTLPKVNLLINVCESIAIKCKEEFNKSSIVIPNAAVYYPDLNPVLNNYASLIRLIHHGIANKTRKIELMIDAVKMLGNSFHLDLMLVPVDPLYYEELQVYSRNLSNIRFIKPVAYNQIVPFINTYDIGLYNLPPVSFNNRIALPNKFYEFIQARLCLVVSPSVEMKKIVEEHDLGLVSDDYTAESLVETIKRLDLTAINRYKQNVHKAAYCLSAQQYQNRLVDALKEI, from the coding sequence ATGAAAAAAACCATTTTGGTAATTGCTTCTGCTCCTCTTCATAATGGGCCAAGAATGATTAGAGAAATTGAGGCGTTAAAGCCATTTTATAATATTGTAGCAATTGGAGCCACTCCTCCTCCTGATGCAAGTATTAAATATTACGCTGTTAAAACAATTGATAAACCATTTCCTGACAAAGTATTTACAAAGGTTTATCAAATTTTTACTGGTAAGAGATATCTCTTACCTTTATGGTTGACGAAGCGGCGGTTTCAAAAATTATTATATTTAATTAAACCTGACTTTGTAATTGCTCATGACCCTACGCATCTCCCTTATTTAGTAGATTTTCCAAAAACATTATTCAAGCTTATTTATAATGCACACGAGTACCATCCATTAGAATTTGATGAGAATACTAAATGGTTGAACTTTTGGGGTAAATATTACTATCAGCTTTATAAAAACACATTGCCTAAAGTTAACCTTTTGATTAATGTATGTGAAAGTATTGCCATAAAGTGTAAGGAAGAATTTAATAAAAGTTCAATTGTTATACCTAATGCGGCGGTCTATTATCCCGATCTCAATCCTGTACTAAATAATTATGCGAGTTTGATTCGGCTTATTCATCATGGGATTGCTAACAAAACCCGTAAAATTGAATTAATGATTGATGCGGTAAAAATGTTGGGGAACTCTTTTCATTTAGATTTAATGTTAGTGCCGGTTGATCCTTTGTATTATGAAGAACTTCAGGTTTACTCTCGAAATTTATCTAACATAAGGTTCATCAAACCGGTTGCGTATAACCAGATTGTTCCTTTTATTAATACATACGATATTGGCTTGTATAATCTGCCGCCGGTAAGTTTTAACAATAGAATTGCCTTGCCAAATAAATTTTATGAATTTATACAGGCCAGGCTTTGTCTTGTTGTGAGCCCCTCAGTAGAGATGAAAAAAATTGTAGAGGAACACGATCTAGGATTAGTAAGTGATGATTATACGGCTGAATCTTTAGTTGAAACTATAAAAAGATTAGATTTAACAGCTATTAACCGGTATAAACAAAATGTCCATAAAGCAGCTTATTGTTTATCTGCTCAGCAATACCAAAATAGGTTGGTAGATGCATTAAAGGAAATATAA
- a CDS encoding glycosyltransferase family 4 protein: MLFPEIYVNARFLTQPITGVQRFAIEISKQLKKIIPGINFIAPKAIIHQLIAEELEVITFGSYSGHVWEQIELPLFLKKCGAVLLLNLANTAPLFFDKNIITIHDLAFKVNPQWFSKPFSIYYNWLIPKISRKALHIFTVSEASKKEINKLIGIPAHHITVAYNAVSNNLEIKANQSTNRLNIPEKYILSVASVDPRKNLLCLIDAYVKLALPGFKLCLVGRKYKVFAESNLFALIKANSNIIFLEDTSDTELALLYQHAQVFVYPSFYEGFGIPNLEAMALQCAVITSDIPVFREVCGEAALYFNPDDSSQLAEKIATLLSNPENKNRMKQKGKIQAEKFNWFNSAQKYEQIVLKLLIN; encoded by the coding sequence ATGCTATTTCCGGAAATCTATGTAAATGCCCGCTTTCTTACGCAACCCATTACCGGCGTACAACGGTTTGCCATTGAGATTTCTAAACAATTAAAAAAAATTATACCAGGTATTAATTTTATTGCACCAAAGGCCATCATACACCAGTTAATTGCCGAAGAGTTAGAGGTTATTACTTTCGGTAGTTATAGCGGACATGTTTGGGAACAGATAGAGTTACCATTATTTTTAAAAAAATGTGGAGCAGTATTGTTATTAAATCTAGCTAATACGGCTCCTTTATTTTTTGATAAAAATATTATTACCATACATGATTTGGCATTCAAAGTTAATCCACAATGGTTTTCTAAACCTTTTTCAATATATTATAATTGGTTGATACCTAAAATCAGTAGAAAAGCCTTACACATTTTTACGGTTAGTGAAGCATCAAAGAAGGAAATCAATAAATTAATAGGTATACCCGCGCATCATATTACCGTAGCTTATAACGCTGTTTCAAATAATTTAGAAATTAAGGCAAACCAATCTACTAACAGATTAAATATTCCGGAAAAATATATATTAAGTGTGGCTTCGGTAGATCCTCGGAAAAATCTTTTGTGTTTGATTGATGCTTACGTAAAGCTGGCACTACCCGGATTTAAGCTTTGCCTAGTTGGCCGGAAATACAAAGTATTTGCAGAAAGTAACCTTTTTGCTTTAATAAAGGCTAACTCAAATATCATTTTTTTAGAAGATACCTCTGATACAGAGTTGGCATTATTATACCAACATGCTCAAGTATTTGTTTATCCATCGTTTTATGAGGGTTTTGGCATTCCAAACCTGGAAGCAATGGCCTTGCAATGTGCTGTAATTACTTCAGATATACCTGTTTTTAGAGAAGTTTGCGGTGAAGCAGCATTGTATTTTAACCCCGACGATAGTTCTCAATTAGCAGAAAAAATTGCTACTTTGCTCAGTAATCCTGAAAATAAGAATAGGATGAAGCAGAAGGGTAAAATACAAGCCGAAAAGTTTAATTGGTTTAATTCGGCTCAGAAATATGAACAAATTGTTTTGAAACTGTTAATCAATTAA
- the wecB gene encoding non-hydrolyzing UDP-N-acetylglucosamine 2-epimerase, whose protein sequence is MKTILSIVGARPQFIKHAPVQLQLQQYFNAYTIHTGQHYDANMSQVFINELNIPAPDFMFDIGGSKPQGEQTGIIMTKIEEVCTKVKPDAIVIYGDTNSTLAGALIAVKMHIPLVHIEAGLRSYNRKMPEEVNRIVADEFADLLFCPTQLAVDNIRKEKPDRKGVFLCGDVMCDALQLIIDKTTLLFDLPYYFVTLHRPYNTDDQSRMNRILHTLNKLDKKVIFPVHPRTISRLKTYAILPENFPNIHFVDPVGYLESISYQKFAACVLTDSGGIQKEAYMLKKKCITLRSETEWSETLQNGWNTLVFEDIESIPEVINNPCGTYIPNVYGEGTAAEYIAETIFKNI, encoded by the coding sequence TTGAAAACAATTTTGTCTATAGTAGGAGCACGCCCTCAGTTTATAAAGCATGCACCGGTGCAACTTCAATTGCAACAATATTTTAACGCCTATACCATTCATACGGGTCAGCATTATGATGCTAATATGAGCCAAGTGTTTATTAATGAGTTAAATATTCCTGCTCCTGATTTTATGTTTGATATTGGGGGAAGTAAACCCCAAGGAGAGCAAACGGGTATTATAATGACAAAAATTGAAGAAGTATGTACAAAGGTAAAGCCGGATGCTATTGTAATTTACGGCGATACCAATAGTACACTAGCGGGTGCATTGATTGCTGTTAAAATGCATATTCCGCTGGTGCATATCGAGGCAGGACTGCGAAGTTATAATCGGAAAATGCCAGAAGAAGTTAACAGGATTGTGGCGGATGAATTCGCGGATTTATTATTTTGTCCTACTCAATTGGCAGTAGATAACATCAGGAAGGAAAAGCCAGACCGTAAAGGAGTTTTTCTTTGTGGTGATGTGATGTGCGACGCCTTACAATTGATAATTGATAAAACAACCCTACTTTTTGATTTACCTTATTATTTTGTTACACTGCATCGCCCGTATAATACAGATGATCAGAGTCGGATGAATAGAATATTACATACTTTGAATAAATTAGATAAGAAGGTTATTTTTCCTGTTCATCCAAGAACTATAAGCCGACTCAAAACTTACGCTATATTACCCGAGAATTTCCCTAACATCCATTTTGTAGACCCGGTGGGGTATTTAGAATCTATTTCTTACCAGAAATTTGCGGCTTGTGTTTTAACGGATAGTGGGGGTATTCAGAAAGAAGCTTACATGTTAAAAAAGAAATGCATTACTTTAAGAAGCGAAACAGAGTGGTCAGAAACTTTACAAAATGGCTGGAACACACTTGTGTTTGAAGATATTGAGAGTATCCCTGAAGTTATAAACAATCCTTGTGGAACTTATATCCCCAATGTGTATGGCGAAGGAACAGCAGCAGAATATATCGCTGAAACAATTTTTAAAAATATATAA
- a CDS encoding glycosyltransferase, with the protein MNIFIIPSWYPCQSLPISGIFFQEQAAYLADYSMSNQIGVSLWGQSDKNLQWVAKDLLLLNKFLPKALYTIAQKKKVKKVKDNLFEYYNPVILWSKRIKNGNFQGIVEANDVNLKDFIRNQGKVDVIHAHVSFPAGFLAKQLSEKYKIPYIITEHMAPFPFVHLLNPDGSLQNEVFDSLNNAARIIAVSPSLSKRIKSFNLPEPVYIPNIIDEDFFKISSQNLSNSKFTFFCLGGMDPSKGIKELLYAVQKLLSNVDRPFCARIGGDGDYLEEYQSIAAELKITEHVKWLGLLSREEVRREHQTCDAFVLPSFIETFGVVYAEAIACGKPVIGAYSGGPECIINKNNGVLVKVGDIPDLATKMQFIMEYHNSYNAIEIRNDFENRFSKKSVIPRLLEVYESVIDK; encoded by the coding sequence ATGAATATATTTATTATTCCCTCTTGGTATCCTTGCCAATCGCTTCCCATATCTGGTATTTTTTTTCAGGAGCAAGCTGCTTATTTAGCTGATTATAGTATGTCCAACCAGATAGGTGTGAGTTTATGGGGCCAATCCGATAAAAATTTACAATGGGTTGCTAAAGATTTGCTACTGCTAAATAAATTTTTACCTAAAGCGTTATATACAATAGCTCAGAAAAAAAAAGTCAAGAAAGTAAAAGACAATCTTTTTGAATACTACAATCCCGTTATATTATGGTCAAAAAGAATTAAAAACGGAAACTTTCAGGGAATAGTAGAGGCTAATGATGTAAATTTAAAAGATTTCATCCGAAATCAAGGGAAAGTGGATGTGATTCATGCGCATGTTAGCTTTCCGGCTGGTTTTTTAGCGAAGCAACTTTCCGAAAAATATAAGATTCCTTATATTATCACGGAACACATGGCACCATTTCCTTTTGTTCACTTATTAAATCCAGACGGTTCTTTGCAAAATGAGGTATTTGATTCGTTAAATAATGCTGCTAGAATTATTGCGGTAAGTCCAAGTTTAAGTAAGAGAATAAAAAGTTTCAACCTTCCTGAACCTGTTTATATTCCTAATATTATTGATGAAGATTTTTTTAAAATTTCTAGTCAAAACTTATCTAATTCAAAGTTTACTTTTTTCTGTTTGGGAGGTATGGATCCCAGTAAAGGAATAAAAGAACTGCTTTATGCTGTTCAAAAATTGCTTAGTAACGTTGATCGGCCCTTTTGTGCTAGAATTGGGGGAGACGGCGACTATTTAGAAGAATACCAAAGCATTGCTGCGGAGTTAAAGATTACAGAACATGTAAAATGGTTAGGTCTGTTAAGCCGTGAAGAGGTTAGAAGGGAACATCAAACATGTGACGCCTTTGTTTTACCAAGCTTTATAGAAACATTTGGAGTTGTTTATGCAGAAGCAATTGCGTGTGGAAAACCCGTAATAGGAGCTTATTCAGGAGGGCCTGAATGTATAATTAATAAGAATAATGGCGTTTTAGTTAAAGTGGGAGATATCCCGGATTTAGCTACTAAAATGCAATTTATAATGGAATACCATAATAGTTACAATGCAATTGAAATTAGGAATGATTTTGAAAATCGGTTTTCAAAAAAAAGTGTTATACCAAGATTATTAGAGGTATATGAAAGCGTTATTGATAAATAG
- the asnB gene encoding asparagine synthase (glutamine-hydrolyzing), translating to MCGISGIVSLNPNKVSRERLKNMTDSIAHRGPDGEGHWLADDQRVGFGHRRLSILDLSESANQPMHFADRYTIVFNGEIYNYLELKASLIQKGYHFKTTSDTEVLMACYHEKKEKCLQELDGMFAFAVYDKVERTVFCARDRFGEKPFYYTIQDKQSFLFASEMKALWAAGVARESNTTMLYNYLTAGFLEDIRDKKVTFFKNIFRLPAASYIYINIDTLEIVEKEYWDIDYLNTDEAISLDGATQKFKELFYTSVKRRLRSDVPVGSSLSGGLDSSLVVSVMDDLDQQQQINRKTFSAQFPGFLKDESVYQQMVIDHTHVDPHFVQPTEHSMLANLDKIIYHQEEPFGSASIAVQYEVFELAKHQGVTVLLDGQGADEILGGYHGYFLAYFNELEKANKSNFKKQWEAYQKLHQHNLINSADKQNRNWKTSLKSKISLPVKKQLKTIYRKINPLDNRIGLQTDFAATYRQSAFQDSADTNNLNAVLYHSTRVHGLEQLLRYADRNSMAHSREVRLPFLNHELVEFLFTLPASFKINAGWTKYLMRHTFEDLLPKEICWRVDKIGYEPPQQKWLQNNKLTEQLIYSVDSLVQHRILDEQKARILKNKGLKNLDHAIAWKYLMAASLLNKNLAVPQQVAV from the coding sequence ATGTGTGGGATTTCCGGAATAGTAAGTTTGAATCCAAATAAAGTTTCTCGGGAGCGCTTAAAGAATATGACAGATTCTATCGCGCACCGAGGACCGGATGGAGAGGGGCATTGGTTGGCTGATGATCAAAGAGTTGGATTTGGGCATAGAAGGCTTTCTATTTTAGATTTATCTGAATCTGCTAATCAGCCAATGCATTTTGCTGACAGATATACCATTGTATTTAACGGCGAAATTTACAATTACTTAGAGCTCAAAGCCAGCCTTATTCAGAAAGGCTACCATTTTAAAACTACCTCCGATACGGAGGTTCTAATGGCTTGTTATCATGAAAAGAAGGAGAAATGCTTACAAGAATTAGATGGAATGTTTGCTTTTGCAGTTTATGACAAGGTAGAACGAACCGTGTTTTGTGCCCGGGATAGATTCGGGGAGAAACCTTTTTACTATACTATACAAGATAAACAAAGTTTCCTTTTTGCCTCAGAGATGAAAGCGTTGTGGGCGGCGGGTGTAGCGCGTGAGAGTAATACTACAATGCTCTATAATTACTTAACCGCTGGCTTTTTAGAAGATATTAGAGATAAAAAAGTTACTTTTTTTAAAAATATATTTCGCTTACCGGCAGCTTCTTATATCTATATAAATATCGATACTCTCGAAATTGTAGAAAAGGAATATTGGGATATTGATTACTTGAACACAGATGAAGCTATCAGCCTAGATGGGGCAACTCAGAAGTTCAAGGAACTGTTTTATACGTCGGTTAAACGGCGATTACGTTCCGATGTGCCGGTAGGCAGTAGTCTTTCAGGAGGATTAGATAGTTCTTTAGTTGTGTCCGTTATGGATGATCTGGATCAGCAGCAGCAGATTAATCGGAAAACATTTTCCGCGCAGTTTCCAGGTTTTCTGAAGGATGAAAGTGTTTACCAGCAAATGGTTATCGATCATACGCATGTTGATCCACATTTTGTTCAGCCAACAGAGCATTCTATGCTGGCTAATCTGGATAAAATCATTTACCACCAAGAGGAGCCTTTTGGCTCAGCCAGTATTGCCGTTCAGTACGAAGTTTTTGAACTTGCCAAGCACCAGGGAGTAACGGTGTTATTAGATGGCCAAGGAGCAGATGAAATTTTAGGTGGTTATCATGGCTACTTTTTAGCTTATTTTAATGAACTCGAAAAAGCAAATAAAAGTAACTTTAAAAAGCAGTGGGAAGCTTACCAAAAGCTTCACCAGCATAATTTAATTAATAGTGCTGATAAACAAAACCGTAACTGGAAAACCAGCCTGAAAAGTAAAATTTCGTTGCCAGTAAAAAAGCAATTGAAAACCATTTACCGGAAAATAAATCCATTAGATAACCGGATAGGATTACAAACTGATTTTGCCGCAACATACCGGCAGTCCGCTTTCCAGGACTCGGCTGATACGAATAACCTGAACGCAGTTTTATACCATAGCACGCGGGTGCATGGCCTAGAACAGTTGTTGCGATATGCCGATAGAAACTCGATGGCTCATTCTAGGGAAGTAAGGCTACCTTTTTTAAATCATGAACTGGTGGAATTTTTATTTACCTTGCCGGCTTCCTTTAAAATAAATGCGGGCTGGACAAAATATTTAATGCGCCATACGTTTGAAGATTTATTACCCAAAGAAATTTGCTGGCGAGTTGATAAAATCGGCTATGAACCCCCGCAGCAAAAATGGCTGCAAAATAATAAATTAACCGAACAGCTAATTTATTCGGTGGATAGTTTGGTACAGCATCGAATACTAGATGAACAAAAAGCCAGAATTTTAAAAAATAAAGGTTTAAAGAATTTAGATCATGCCATTGCCTGGAAATATTTAATGGCAGCCAGTTTGTTGAATAAAAATTTAGCTGTACCGCAGCAGGTAGCGGTATAA